A portion of the Verrucomicrobiota bacterium genome contains these proteins:
- a CDS encoding phosphatase PAP2 family protein: MDKTLLLLINRDWTNPALDSLMATITNFSVWLPLLVLAGLLLLWKGGVRMRSFVVVTLVSVGLTDGVFTQFTKKWVHRARPHEALAGVREVSLRHTHPAFFGALQPPRVEYSPAPQTPLQDGGRSFPSGHAMNNAVIATTAVLFFRRWGWLYAAPAALVAYSRVYCGSHWPSDVAVSAALGIVFAWLLAQIYGRLYQGLGPRWFADWFRRHPDLIPGPCP, encoded by the coding sequence ATGGACAAAACGCTGCTGCTCCTGATCAACCGCGACTGGACAAACCCCGCGTTGGATTCCCTGATGGCCACGATCACGAACTTCTCGGTCTGGCTGCCGCTGCTGGTCCTGGCGGGCCTCCTGCTGTTATGGAAAGGCGGGGTTCGAATGCGTAGCTTCGTCGTTGTGACCCTGGTGTCGGTGGGATTGACGGATGGGGTTTTTACCCAATTCACCAAAAAATGGGTCCACCGGGCGCGGCCGCACGAAGCGCTTGCCGGCGTGCGGGAGGTAAGCCTGCGGCACACGCATCCGGCATTCTTCGGGGCGCTGCAACCCCCGCGGGTGGAATACTCGCCCGCGCCGCAAACACCATTGCAGGACGGCGGCCGTTCGTTTCCTTCAGGGCACGCCATGAATAACGCGGTCATTGCCACGACCGCGGTCCTGTTTTTCAGACGGTGGGGCTGGCTCTACGCGGCGCCGGCGGCACTGGTGGCCTATTCCCGGGTTTACTGCGGTTCGCATTGGCCGAGCGACGTGGCGGTTTCCGCGGCGCTCGGTATCGTGTTTGCCTGGCTGTTGGCGCAGATCTACGGGCGCCTGTATCAGGGGCTCGGCCCGAGGTGGTTTGCCGACTGGTTCCGCCGCCACCCGGACCTCATCCCGGGGCCGTGCCCATGA